One segment of Polaribacter huanghezhanensis DNA contains the following:
- the eno gene encoding phosphopyruvate hydratase, whose amino-acid sequence MSIIINIHARQIFDSRGNPTVEVDVITENGVLGRAAVPSGASTGEHEAVELRDGGKAYMGKGVLKAVANVNQIIAQELLGTSVFEQNKIDQIMIDLDGTANKSVLGANAILGVSLAAAKAAANELGMPLYRYVGGVSANTLPVPMMNIINGGSHSDAPIAFQEFMIMPVKAKNFTHAMQMGSEIFHHLKNVLHDRDLSTAVGDEGGFAPTLDGTEDAIDTIALAVKNAGYSFGDEIMIALDCAAAEFYVDGKYDYTKFEGKSGKIRTSKEQADYLAELVEKYPIISVEDGMDENDWEGWKYLTDKVGTKVQLVGDDLFVTNVERLSKGIENGIANSILIKVNQIGTLTETISAVNMAHNAGYTSVMSHRSGETEDNTIADLAVALNCGQIKTGSASRSDRMAKYNQLLRIEEELANTAYFPKEKAFKIK is encoded by the coding sequence ATGAGTATTATAATAAACATACATGCACGTCAAATTTTTGATTCTAGAGGAAACCCAACGGTAGAGGTTGATGTAATTACAGAGAATGGAGTTTTAGGAAGAGCTGCGGTTCCTTCTGGAGCGTCAACAGGAGAGCATGAAGCAGTTGAATTACGTGATGGAGGAAAAGCGTATATGGGAAAAGGTGTTTTAAAAGCAGTTGCCAATGTAAATCAAATTATAGCGCAAGAATTGCTAGGAACTTCAGTTTTTGAACAAAACAAAATCGATCAAATAATGATTGATTTAGACGGAACAGCAAATAAATCAGTCTTAGGAGCAAATGCAATTTTAGGAGTTTCGTTAGCAGCGGCAAAAGCAGCAGCAAATGAATTAGGAATGCCTTTATACAGGTATGTTGGCGGAGTATCGGCAAATACATTGCCAGTTCCGATGATGAATATTATCAACGGAGGATCACATTCTGATGCACCAATTGCATTTCAAGAGTTTATGATAATGCCAGTAAAAGCTAAAAATTTTACGCATGCAATGCAAATGGGTTCTGAAATTTTTCATCATTTAAAAAATGTTTTACACGATAGAGATTTAAGTACTGCCGTTGGTGATGAAGGTGGATTTGCACCGACTTTAGATGGAACAGAAGATGCGATTGATACGATTGCTTTGGCAGTTAAAAACGCGGGTTATTCTTTTGGTGATGAAATTATGATTGCCTTGGATTGTGCTGCCGCAGAATTTTATGTTGATGGAAAATATGATTATACAAAGTTTGAAGGAAAATCAGGAAAGATAAGAACAAGTAAAGAACAAGCAGATTACTTAGCAGAATTGGTAGAAAAGTATCCAATTATTTCTGTTGAAGATGGAATGGATGAAAACGACTGGGAGGGATGGAAATATTTAACAGATAAAGTTGGAACTAAAGTACAGTTAGTTGGAGACGATTTATTTGTAACAAATGTAGAGCGTTTGTCTAAAGGAATTGAAAATGGAATTGCAAATTCTATATTAATTAAAGTAAATCAAATAGGAACTTTAACAGAAACGATATCTGCTGTAAATATGGCACATAATGCTGGTTATACATCTGTAATGTCTCACAGATCTGGAGAAACAGAAGATAATACCATTGCAGATTTAGCAGTAGCTTTAAATTGTGGTCAAATAAAAACAGGATCAGCTTCTCGTTCAGATAGGATGGCAAAGTACAATCAGTTGTTAAGAATAGAAGAGGAGTTGGCAAATACAGCTTATTTTCCAAAGGAGAAAGCATTTAAAATAAAGTAA
- a CDS encoding citrate synthase yields MSDKATIKIDGQEFDFPLITGTENERAIDIKELRTVTGGVVTIDPGYKNTGSCESAITFLDGEKGILRYRGYSIEELAEKAEFLEVAFLLIFGELPTEQQLKKFQDDICAQSIVDEDIRKIVDAFPKSAHPMGVISSLTSALTAFNPSSVNVDSADEMYNAIVKIMGKFPVLVAWTMRKKQGLPLDYGDCCLGYVENTYKMMFKQPNKEYTTNNIVVNALNKLLILHADHEQNCSTSTVRITGSSHAGLFASLSAGISALWGPLHGGANQAVLEMLEAIKEDGGDTKKYMAKAKDKNDPFRLMGFGHRVYKNFDPRAKIIKVAADEVLNNLGVNDPILEIAKSLEQEALNDPYFVDRKLYPNVDFYSGIIYRAMGIPVEMFTVMFALGRLPGWIAQWREMRLGKEPIGRPRQIYTGETLRSFTTIDKR; encoded by the coding sequence ATGTCAGATAAAGCTACCATAAAAATAGACGGACAAGAGTTTGATTTTCCGTTAATTACAGGAACAGAAAATGAAAGAGCAATTGATATTAAAGAATTAAGAACAGTAACTGGAGGAGTTGTTACAATTGACCCAGGATATAAAAACACAGGCTCTTGTGAAAGTGCCATTACGTTTTTAGATGGAGAAAAAGGGATTTTAAGATACAGAGGTTATTCTATAGAAGAATTGGCTGAGAAGGCAGAGTTTTTAGAAGTTGCATTTCTATTAATTTTTGGAGAATTGCCAACTGAACAGCAATTAAAAAAGTTTCAAGATGATATCTGCGCACAATCTATTGTTGATGAAGATATCAGAAAAATAGTAGATGCATTTCCTAAATCTGCACATCCAATGGGTGTTATTTCTTCATTAACTTCTGCTTTAACAGCTTTTAATCCATCCTCTGTAAATGTAGATTCTGCGGATGAAATGTACAATGCTATTGTGAAAATCATGGGTAAATTCCCTGTTTTAGTAGCTTGGACTATGCGTAAGAAACAAGGATTGCCGTTAGATTATGGAGATTGTTGTTTAGGGTATGTAGAGAACACCTATAAAATGATGTTTAAGCAACCTAATAAAGAGTATACAACAAACAATATTGTTGTAAATGCATTGAATAAGTTGTTAATTTTACATGCAGATCACGAGCAAAACTGCTCTACGTCTACAGTTAGAATAACGGGTTCATCTCATGCTGGATTATTTGCTTCTTTATCAGCAGGAATTTCTGCTCTTTGGGGGCCATTACACGGTGGTGCAAACCAAGCAGTGTTAGAAATGTTAGAAGCGATCAAAGAAGATGGTGGAGATACAAAAAAATACATGGCGAAAGCAAAAGATAAAAATGATCCTTTCCGTTTGATGGGATTTGGACATAGAGTGTATAAGAATTTTGACCCAAGAGCTAAAATTATTAAAGTAGCTGCAGATGAAGTTTTAAATAACTTAGGCGTAAATGACCCTATTTTAGAAATTGCAAAAAGCCTAGAACAAGAAGCATTAAATGATCCATATTTTGTTGACAGAAAATTATATCCAAATGTAGATTTCTACTCAGGAATTATTTATCGTGCTATGGGAATCCCTGTAGAAATGTTTACCGTAATGTTTGCTTTAGGAAGATTGCCTGGCTGGATTGCACAATGGAGAGAAATGCGTTTGGGTAAAGAACCTATTGGAAGACCAAGACAAATTTATACTGGAGAGACTTTAAGGAGTTTTACAACGATTGATAAAAGATAA
- the ctlX gene encoding citrulline utilization hydrolase CtlX, producing MQQTTNTILMVRPVGFRMNEQTAVNNYYQQEITDTLPATINAKAQKEFDDFVSILQENGVEIVVVNDTETPSTPDSIFPNNWISFHENGDVGLYPMFAENRRLERREDVLETLESKGFVIENIVNYTEAEKEEIFLEGTGSIVLDRENQKAYCALSPRADEELFIEFCEDFEFTPVIFTSNQTVNKQREAIYHTNVMMCVAEQFAIICLASIDDKKERKNVINHLKESGKEIIDITEQQVNAFAGNMLQVKGANEQRYLVMSSSAYHSLRKEQLQKIEKNNPIIHSSLETIETCGGGSARCMMAEVFLPKE from the coding sequence ATGCAACAAACTACAAATACCATTTTAATGGTTCGCCCTGTTGGTTTTCGAATGAACGAACAAACTGCGGTAAACAATTATTATCAGCAAGAAATAACCGACACGTTACCCGCTACGATAAATGCAAAAGCGCAAAAGGAGTTTGACGATTTTGTAAGTATATTACAAGAAAATGGAGTAGAAATTGTCGTTGTAAATGATACAGAAACACCAAGTACTCCCGATTCTATTTTTCCAAATAATTGGATTTCTTTTCACGAAAATGGTGATGTTGGTCTGTATCCAATGTTTGCCGAAAACAGAAGGTTAGAACGCAGAGAAGATGTTTTAGAAACATTAGAATCTAAAGGATTTGTAATCGAAAATATAGTGAATTATACAGAAGCCGAAAAAGAAGAAATTTTTTTAGAAGGAACTGGAAGTATCGTTTTAGACAGAGAAAATCAAAAAGCATATTGTGCATTATCGCCAAGAGCAGATGAAGAATTGTTTATCGAGTTTTGTGAAGATTTTGAATTTACACCCGTTATTTTCACATCAAATCAAACAGTAAATAAACAGCGAGAAGCCATTTATCACACCAATGTAATGATGTGTGTTGCAGAACAATTTGCAATTATTTGTTTGGCTTCTATTGATGATAAAAAAGAACGCAAAAATGTCATCAATCATTTAAAAGAAAGTGGAAAAGAAATCATTGATATTACCGAGCAACAAGTAAATGCATTTGCAGGAAATATGTTGCAAGTAAAAGGTGCAAATGAGCAACGTTATTTAGTAATGAGTTCGTCGGCTTATCATTCGTTAAGAAAAGAGCAATTGCAAAAAATAGAAAAAAACAATCCGATTATTCATAGTTCATTAGAAACCATTGAAACGTGTGGAGGTGGAAGTGCACGTTGTATGATGGCAGAAGTTTTTTTACCAAAAGAATAA
- a CDS encoding T9SS type A sorting domain-containing protein encodes MRHLSLLFLLIMSCFPLHAQIENITEKYDLPNAVSETSGLLFLNGKLITHNDSGDAANLYELDTITGNIIRTINISNATNVDWEDITQDDTYIYIGDFGNNSNGNRQDLKIYRILKSDFTNSTSITSETIAFSYEDQTDFASQPNNSNFDAEAISVYKDKLVIFTKNWKDNTVNAYTIPKIIGNHSAKKVSSYTSNGLITGSTYNKDDDSFLLCGYTTNGAPFLIYIKVNAITNDAIFSGVIERTDINPTLGPSQIEGITAISGEKYFLSREKVEIGGTVLTQKLYRFDNGSFSPLHIDDVELTRLQVFPNPSQEILFIKGLNLDIKQLFVIDINGKTVINQKNSNNQILIKELTIGTYFLKIALKNNTIITKKFIKN; translated from the coding sequence ATGAGACACCTTTCACTTCTTTTCTTATTGATAATGAGCTGTTTTCCTTTACACGCTCAAATAGAAAATATTACAGAAAAGTATGATTTACCAAATGCTGTTTCAGAAACTTCTGGATTGCTTTTTTTAAATGGAAAATTAATTACTCATAATGATTCTGGCGATGCTGCTAACTTATATGAACTTGACACCATTACAGGAAATATTATAAGAACAATTAATATTAGCAATGCAACAAATGTAGATTGGGAAGATATTACTCAAGATGACACTTACATTTACATTGGCGACTTTGGAAACAATAGTAATGGAAATAGACAGGATTTAAAAATCTATCGTATTTTAAAGTCTGACTTTACAAATAGCACAAGCATTACTTCAGAAACGATTGCATTTAGCTATGAAGATCAAACAGATTTTGCTTCGCAACCAAATAATTCAAATTTTGATGCAGAAGCAATTTCTGTTTACAAAGACAAACTTGTAATTTTCACGAAAAACTGGAAAGACAATACCGTAAATGCGTATACAATTCCGAAAATTATTGGAAATCATTCTGCAAAAAAAGTAAGCTCATATACTTCTAACGGATTGATAACAGGTTCTACTTATAACAAAGATGATGACAGTTTTTTATTATGTGGCTATACAACAAATGGCGCGCCTTTTTTAATTTATATCAAAGTTAATGCAATTACAAATGATGCTATTTTTAGTGGTGTTATAGAAAGAACTGATATTAACCCCACTTTAGGCCCAAGTCAAATAGAAGGAATTACAGCAATAAGTGGTGAAAAATATTTTTTGTCTCGTGAAAAAGTAGAAATAGGTGGAACAGTTTTAACTCAAAAATTATATCGGTTTGACAATGGTTCTTTTAGTCCTTTACATATTGATGATGTAGAATTGACTCGTTTACAAGTATTTCCTAACCCCAGTCAAGAAATTTTATTTATTAAAGGATTAAACTTAGATATTAAACAACTTTTTGTAATTGATATAAATGGAAAAACGGTTATAAATCAAAAAAATTCCAATAATCAAATTCTAATTAAAGAATTAACTATTGGAACTTATTTTTTAAAAATTGCATTAAAAAATAACACAATTATTACTAAAAAATTTATTAAAAATTAA
- the carA gene encoding glutamine-hydrolyzing carbamoyl-phosphate synthase small subunit: MKYQQQKKALVLLADGTIFHGKSIGIEGTATGEICFNTGMTGYQEIFTDPSYFGQLMVATNAHIGNYGVNDDEVESDGIKIAGLICRNFSFTHSRVDSDGNLKDWFIKHHTVAISDVDTRALVAYIRDNGAMNAIISTEVDDIDALKKQLAKVPDMNGLELASKVSTKEPYFVGDENATYKISALDIGIKKNILRNFVKRDAYIKVFPYNASFEEMSAFKPDGYFISNGPGDPEPLVDAQNTAKEIIKRNLPLFGICLGHQVIALANGISTYKMHNGHRGINHPVKNLITGKGEITSQNHGFAINREETEANENVEITHVHLNDHTVAGIRMKNKNCFSVQYHPEASPGPHDAEYLFDQFIENIKNK, translated from the coding sequence ATGAAATACCAACAACAAAAAAAAGCTTTAGTTTTATTAGCAGACGGGACTATTTTTCATGGTAAATCTATCGGGATCGAAGGAACTGCAACCGGAGAGATTTGTTTTAATACAGGTATGACCGGTTATCAAGAAATCTTTACAGATCCTTCTTACTTTGGTCAATTAATGGTTGCAACAAATGCACATATTGGAAATTATGGAGTTAATGATGACGAAGTTGAATCTGACGGAATTAAAATTGCAGGGTTAATTTGTAGAAATTTTAGCTTTACGCATTCTAGAGTAGATTCTGATGGAAACTTAAAAGATTGGTTTATCAAACACCATACAGTAGCTATTTCTGATGTTGATACAAGAGCCTTAGTTGCATACATTAGAGATAATGGAGCAATGAATGCAATTATTTCTACAGAAGTTGATGATATTGATGCATTAAAAAAACAATTAGCTAAAGTTCCAGACATGAATGGCTTGGAATTGGCATCAAAAGTGTCAACAAAAGAACCTTATTTTGTAGGTGATGAAAATGCAACGTATAAAATTTCTGCCTTAGATATTGGAATTAAAAAGAACATTTTAAGAAACTTTGTAAAAAGAGATGCCTACATAAAAGTATTTCCATACAATGCAAGTTTTGAAGAAATGAGTGCTTTTAAACCTGACGGATACTTTATTTCTAACGGACCTGGAGATCCAGAACCATTAGTTGATGCACAAAATACGGCAAAAGAAATTATTAAAAGAAATTTGCCTTTATTTGGTATTTGTTTAGGACATCAAGTGATTGCGTTGGCAAACGGAATATCAACGTATAAAATGCATAATGGACACAGAGGAATTAATCATCCTGTGAAAAATTTAATCACTGGAAAAGGAGAAATTACTTCTCAAAACCATGGATTTGCAATTAATAGAGAAGAGACAGAAGCAAATGAGAATGTAGAAATTACACACGTGCATTTAAATGATCATACTGTAGCTGGAATTAGAATGAAAAATAAAAACTGTTTCTCTGTCCAATATCACCCAGAAGCAAGTCCCGGGCCACACGATGCAGAATATTTGTTCGATCAATTTATAGAAAATATTAAAAATAAATAA
- the rocF gene encoding arginase, translating into MLNSIKIIKNRSDIGAGTRGSDMGIDAIEIAAINKNNNYFDQFDFIDVSTANESIYNKVKNSFAKRIDCVLMQCTRLSNHVKVTLQEKTFPIVLSGDHSSALGTISGVKAAYPKETVGVVWIDAHADIHSPYTSPSGNIHGMPLAAALSEDNLDFQINEVSRQTADLWERMKNIGIHGPKVTAENVVYFGVRDTEDPEEKQIKNLKIKNYTVSETRFRGLEKCVNEALEKLSNCDVIYISFDVDSMDCDMVSYGTGTPVSKGFDQQEVTQIMNQIIETKKVVCVEFVEVNPLLDLKGNVMAETAFEILDDVTKTIKKVL; encoded by the coding sequence ATGTTAAACTCAATAAAAATAATTAAAAATAGATCTGATATTGGAGCTGGAACTCGTGGTTCTGATATGGGAATTGATGCGATAGAAATTGCTGCAATAAATAAGAATAACAATTATTTTGATCAGTTTGATTTTATAGATGTGTCAACAGCAAACGAATCTATTTATAACAAAGTAAAAAATTCTTTTGCAAAACGGATTGATTGTGTGTTAATGCAATGTACTCGACTTAGCAATCACGTAAAAGTTACGTTGCAAGAAAAAACGTTTCCGATTGTATTGTCTGGAGATCATTCTTCTGCTTTGGGTACAATTAGTGGGGTAAAAGCGGCGTATCCAAAAGAAACTGTTGGAGTAGTTTGGATTGATGCGCATGCAGATATTCATTCACCATATACATCTCCATCTGGAAATATACACGGAATGCCATTAGCAGCTGCTTTATCTGAAGATAATCTTGATTTTCAAATAAACGAAGTATCTAGACAAACTGCAGATTTGTGGGAGCGAATGAAAAATATTGGGATTCATGGACCTAAAGTTACTGCAGAAAATGTGGTGTATTTTGGAGTTAGAGATACTGAAGACCCAGAGGAAAAGCAAATTAAGAACCTTAAAATAAAAAATTATACAGTTTCTGAAACTCGTTTTAGAGGTTTAGAAAAATGTGTGAATGAAGCTCTAGAAAAACTGTCTAATTGCGATGTTATTTACATTTCTTTTGATGTAGATTCTATGGATTGTGATATGGTTTCTTACGGAACGGGAACCCCTGTTTCTAAAGGGTTTGATCAACAAGAAGTGACGCAAATAATGAATCAGATTATTGAAACAAAAAAAGTAGTTTGTGTAGAGTTTGTTGAAGTAAATCCGTTGTTAGATTTAAAAGGAAATGTTATGGCAGAAACCGCATTCGAAATTTTGGATGATGTTACCAAGACCATAAAAAAAGTGCTTTAA